Genomic window (Microthrixaceae bacterium):
GCGGCTCTTCGCGCAGTCGCGCCGCTGTGCCAGGCCGCCCAGTGTCGCTGGCCTGGCAGGTGCGCTCCGGCCGTGGCGGGAGGGGTTGCCTACCTCGAAGGTGTACCGCCGCGCCCACGCGTGTCGTGGTGGTCGCGAGAGGAGACCCGGTCATGGCATCGACACTGGAGCAGCGGGCGGCGCGTGAGGCGAAGCTTGAAGAGTTGCACGAGAAGTTGACGGGCGCGGTAGAGCAGCTCGTTTCCGGCGACGACTGGCGCGACGCACTCGCGTTCGCTGCCCGGTTCCGCTCCCGCTCGTTCAACAACACGATGCTCATCTGGGTGCAACACCAAGTCGCGTTCGAAGCCGGTCGGGTACCCGACCCGTTCCCGATGCTCGTCGCTGGCTACCGGCAGTGGCAGGCGTTGGGGCGTCAGGTGATGAAGGGCCAGCCGGGCTACATGATCTTTGCTCCGGTGACGGGCAGGTTCGCCACGGCCACGCCGTCGGATGCCGGGTCGTGGCGGCGGCTGGGGCCACGGGAGAAGCCGCAGCCCGGTGAGGTGGTGCGCTCCCGCATGGTCGGCGCCCGGCCCGCGTATGTGTGGGATGTCTCCCAGACCGACGGTGAACCCCTCCCCGCCACGCCCATGCCGGTGCTGTTGGAAGGCGAGGCCCCGGCAGGGCTCTGGGAGGGCCTCGCCGAGCAGATACGGGCGGCCGGATTCGAGGTCGCGTCCGTGCCGGACGAGATGGCGATCATGGGCGCGAACGGCATGACCGACTACGAGGCGCGCACCGTGTCGGTGCGCGAGAACATGCCTGCTGCTGCACGAGTGAAGACGCTGGCGCACGAACTCGCGCATGTGCGGATGCACGATCCCGACGACATGGAGGCACGGCAGCATCGCGGCATCCGCGAGGTCGAAGCCGAGAGCGTCGCGCTGATGATCGGTGCCGCGCACGGCATGACCACCGATGGGTACACGATCCCGTACGTCTCGACCTGGGCCGCCCGCGTAGACGGCCAAGAGGCCGCCCAGGTGGTGCAGGCTACCGGCGAACGCGTCCGCAAGACCGCACTGGCGATCCTCGACCAGCTCGACACCCCACAACTCAGCGACGGCACCCCACCCGGCCTGGAACGCGACACCCCGGCAGCGAAGCCTACCCGCGCGTCGTCTCGGTCGGTTGAGCCTGACCGGCCGCATACTGCACCGGTGCTGGCGGGACGGGGGCTGTGATGCCCGACCCTCTCGACGTTCTCGCCGCGCTCATCGGAGTCGACCGGGCACCGGACCTCGCAGAAGCCGCACGAAGGCTTGCAGCGGCGGGCGTCCCGGTGTTCCCATGCGAGCCCGATGGGAAGCGACCGCTCACCCGTCGCGGGTTCCTCGATGCGGGCAGCGACGCTGCGCAGGTCGCGGCGTGGTGGTCCCGCACCCCAAACGCGAACATCGGCATCCCGACGGGTGCCGCATCGGGTGTTGTCGTGGTGGATGTCGATGTCCACGGCCCTATCGATGGTCGCGTGGCCTGGAAGCGCGCCGCCGACGCGGGACTCGTGGATGGGGCGGGTCTGCTGGTGCGCACCCCGACCGGCGGCACGCACGCCTACTTCCCGGCGACCCCAGGTGTGGAGCAGCGCTCGTGGCAGGCCGCCAACGCGGGTGTCGATTTCCGTGGTGACGGCGGCTACATCATCGCCCCGCCCTCCCAACGGACCATTGACGGCACCATGCGGCGCTACCGGATCGCCGACATCGCCGCCCACTCGATCGGCGCTGTGGACGCAGGTCGGCTGCGGGATTTCCTCGACCCCCGCCCCGCCGCCCCAACGCGTGCCAGCGGCGGCGAGGTGGCTGTGGATGCTGAGCGGCTCGCGGCCTGGGTTGCCGGGCGGGGTGAGGGCGAACGGAACCGGGGCCTATTCTGGGCCGCCTGCCGCCTTGCCGAGAACGGCACCCCATCCACCGACGCACTCGATGCGCTCGGCCCTGCCGCAGCACAGGCCGGACTCAGCGAGCGTGAGATCACCACAACCGTGCGCTCGGCCTACCGAGCCACCCAACCCACACCCGCTCCGCGCCCCTCGGCCGATGCGCCTCGTGGTGGGGCGGATCACTGGTGCAGCCGCTCCGCAGCACCGTCGGCGGTCTCTCTCGGCAGGGCAGGGCTGTGATGCGTGAGACGAGTCCGCAACGCTGGGCCGCTGGAACAGCGGTCGCGGGGACGGTGTTCATCGCCGCCGGGGCATTCTGGCTGTCCTTCACCTCACTGGCCGATCTGGCCGCACGCTCCGGGATCGGGGCCGGGCAGGCGTGGGCGTGGCCGCTGATCGTGGACGGCATCATCGTCGTCGCCACCGTCGCCGTCGTCGCACTCGCGGGTCAACGTTCGGCCTGGTACCCGTGGGCGCTGCTGGTCGGCGGCGCGCTCGTGTCGGTGACGGCGAACGCGATCCATGCCGTCGTCGCCGCTGACGCCGACGTGCCACGCATCCTCGCCGCATCGGTCGCCGCTGTCCCTCCCGTGGTGCTGCTCGCGATCACCCACCTCACCGTCATCCTCACCCGCGCCCCGGTTCCCCCACCAGAATCTGACGCGCCAGACCAGGCCGGCGTCACCGTGCGTGCCGGGACTTCCGCCGAGTCAGCGTCGAGCCCACTGGAAGCAGTCTCGGCATCTGCCGGTCCCGGCGAACTCTTCCCGGTCCCTGCCGAGGCCGACTCGCTCGATCCGGCGGACCGTCGAGCCGCTGGGTGGGAGCTACGGGAGGCGGGGTGGTCGAACAAACGGATCGCCCGCGAGCTCGGCGTGCACCCCTCGACCGTCGGCCGCTGGTTCGCGCCCGCACACCTTCCCACTGACATCACCGAGTCCGCCGACGAGCGGGAGGAGACCACCTCATGAACAGCACCGACAACCCGCAGCACACCGACCCCCGCCATGACCGGCAGCGCGTCGCGCCGAGCCCAGCCGACGAGGCACTCTCCGTACCTCGGGATCGCCCCGAACCCGAGGCCGCGACGACGCCGGAGGCAGTGCGGGCCGCGCAGGTCGCTCGAACCGGGAAGCAGCAGACCGCCGCGGTGCGTGGCCGGGGCGTGGAGTGGGTGCGCCCGACCGATCTGATCGCCCGCCACTCCGCACACGCCGCGGGGCGTGGTCTCGATTTCCAGGCCGAGCTGGCCCGCCGCACCCGCACGCCGCTGCGGATCGGGATGCAAGCCGCTCGGGATCGGGCACGTCGCCTGCCGCCGATCACGGCGTTCGGGCGACGCACCGTCACCACGTCGGCCCCAACGCGGCCTGGGGTCGGGATGGGGTGACAGGTTGTGGTCAAGACGGCAACCACCGCAGGAGGGCGCGTTCGTGGGAACGGGCGCGCACCTACCTGCCAGGAGGTGCCGACACCATGACCACAACCACCACCCCCAGCGGCGAGTTCGAAGCCGAGGACTTCACGACCGGCGAGGGCCTTCGTGCCCTGCTGCACCGGCTCCACACCGGCGGTGAGCACGCCTGGGTCAACGATCCGGTCGCCCGCGACCTGATGGAGTTCGCCGCCGAGAAGTACAAGGCGCTGGCGCGCAAGCACCGCCTCGATACCTGGGAGGCTGTCGCGGCGGCGTTCGACGCGATGCAGAACCGCTCCACCCGCGAAGCCAACGACCCGTGGGCGATCATCACCCACGCCGTGCGGATCACCTGCATATACGAAGAACGCGCCCAAGGCCTCCTCTGCTCAGTGCACCAGGCCCGCCGCTCCCACGTCTCCGCGTTCCACGACCCCGAACGATTCTCCGACCGCGACACCGCACTGGCCGACTACCATCCCGCACTCCAGGTCCGCGACGACCTGCCCAGCGACCTTGAAGCCGACCCACATGAGCTGCTGGGTTCGGCGCAGGCGTGCATGTCAGCCATATCCGCTGCGGAGGACGCGATCGCGCTGCTGTGCCTGCTCGACTGGCCCGCCGACACCGCGCGAGCCTCGGTCGAACACGTCTGCGGGGCACTCACCAAAGCCGGAACCCGCCAGTCCGCGTACGAGGCGCTCCGCCGCGACCGGCACGCCCGCGCGCTCCTCGACCTGCCCCGCCGCACCTGGACCGTACTGCTGCGAGCGTTGCTCGGGAACGCGCACCCCGCCTACGCGGCCACCACGACCGGGCGCGGAGTGCTGCTGCGGCTGCTCCTCGGCGAGACCGTGGAACTGCTGCTGCGCGACGACGACCTGATCCTCGCCCTCGCCATAGCTGCGCCCAGAGCCCGGGGCGGTGACCAGCGATGACCGACCCGCAGACCGGTATCCAGCTCGACCGGGCCGTCGATTCCCTGACCGTCGGTCAGCGCCACCGCACCGACCTCGGCGATATCGACGCCCTCGCGGCGTCTATCGACCGTGATGGGCTGCTGCAACCGTTGACGATCACCATCGACGGGGTGCTTGTCTGCGGGGCACGCCGCCTGGCAGCGATCAAGATGCTCGGCTGGCGCACCGTCAGCGTCTGGGTACGTGGTGGCCTGTCGGACAGGCTCGGGAAACTCCTCGCCGAGCAGGACGACAACATGCTCCACAAGCCCTACACCCAGCTCGAAGCCGCCGGTCTCTACCGCGAGATCAAGGAAGTCATGGCCGAAGACGCCGCCCGCCGAAAGTCAGCAACCCGGTTCAGCACCGAAAACCAGCCAGGAAACGACGGTCCCGCAAAATTTGCGGGACCGTCAGGTGCGCTCGGCGACGCACGAGAACTCGCCGCCGCGATGATCCCCGGTGGCGCTTCACATACCACGCTGGAGAAGGTCGGCTACATCGAAGAGATCGCCGCCAACCCCGCCCAGCCCGAGACGATTCGCGCGGAAGCGGCGGCGGCGTTGGAACGGATCGAGGCAGGCGACCCCGTGCATCCGCTCTACCAGGCGATCCACGAATCCGCCGAGGCCGCGCGTGAAGTGCGCGAGGCGACGATGCACGCACTCGCCGAGGATGCCGTCGCCCGCGCCAACGCGATGAAGAAGGGCAAGAAGCCCAAACCCAGACTCAAGCCAGGCGTGCCCGACGACGCACCACCCGTGCGGTACCCGGTTCGAGCATTCGTCCAGACCTGGGGCGAACTGGCCAACTGGTGGACCCACTACGACGCCGACACCCTCGCGAACGAGCTGACCGACGAGCAGTTCGACAACTTCCTCACCACCGTCGAGGGCACCACGCGCTTCGCCAACGACCTCCACGCCGCCCGCGACACCCACGCCGCAAAGCCGATCCTGCGCGCCCTCTGACCACCGGCACGGGTGCCGGGTGCGCACCTGCTCGGCATGAGCCCTGCACCCACTGATCCCCGGAACCGCCGCCGACTCGTCGCCCTCATCGCCGCCGGCATCGTCCTGCTGCTCCTGGCCGGCGTCGGCGTCTACGGACTCCTCACCGGCCCCCGCACCACGACTTCGAGCATCGACGATCCGAAACCCGGCCCGGTCACGACGGAGGCGCCGACCGTGCCGCCGGGTACACCCCGAGCGCCCCAGGTTCCGGCGGTTCCGCGTTCCGCCGACCCCGAGACTTTCGCTCAAGGCGTCGCGTCCACGCTGTTCGCGTGGGACACCGCCTCGGGGCTGTGGCCGCTGGACTACACCTCGGCGATCCTCGCGGTCGGTGACCCCAGCGGTGACGAGCAGGCCGGGCTCGCCTCCGACGTTGCCGCCTACCTGCCGAACCGGGACGCCTGGATCGAGCTGCGCCAGTACGCCACCAGCCAGTACCTCACCATCGACATCGCCTACGTGCCGGACGCTTGGGCTGATGCCGTCGAGCAGGCACAGCCAGGACAGCTCGCCCCCGGAACGGTCGCAGTCACGATCGAGGGCACCCGCCACCGCGAAGGCGTCTGGAACGGGCAGCCGGTCACCTCAGAGCATCCGGTCGCGTTCACGGTGTTCGTGGTCTGCGGCCCGACGTATCCGACCTGCCATCTGCTGCGGTTGTCGCAGCTCGACAATCCGCTGCGCTGACAGGTGGCGTCGTGTTCCGCAAACTCGCCATCGCAGCCCTCGCGCTCCTGTTCTTCGCGCCCGCCGCAACGCTGCTCGGCATCGGTGTGCTGATGAACCCCGCCGCCGCCCACTGCGCCACGCCCGCTGGGAGCGTGAACCTCGGACCCGTCCCGGACTCGCTCACTGTGACCACCGCGAACGGCGAGACCTTCACCCTGAACCGTCAGCAGCTCACGCACGCGGCCACGATCATCGCCATCGGCAACGGACTCGACGACGTGGGGCGGCCGGGAATCAAGATCGCGCTCATGGCCGCGCTCACCGAGTCCACGCTGCGGATGCTCACCAACACCGGCACCTACCCCGAGTCGGCGAACTATCCGAACGACGGCAACGGCGGCGACCACGACTCCCTCGGCCTGTTCCAGATGCGCCCCCAATCGGGCTGGGGCACCGTCGCAGAACTCATGGACCCCAGCTACCAGGCCCGAGCGTTCTTCGGCGGGCCGACCGGCCCGAACTACCCCTCACCACGCGGCCTGCTCGACATCCCCGGCTGGCAGCAGATGGACCCCGGCGAAGCCGCCCAAGCCGTCGAAGTCTCCGCCTACCCCGACCGCTACCGCAACTACGCACCCGTCGCCGAAACCATCCTCACCGCCCTCACCAGCAGCAGCGGCAGCGGGTCTGGGCTCGGAACCGGTGGCCCTGCAACAGTGTCGTCGGCGTCGTCGCGGGTGGTGTTCCCACTGCCCGAGGGCACCTGGGTTGCCACTTCGCCGTTCGGGATGCGGGTGCACCCGATCACGGGCGAACGGAAGATACACACCGGCACC
Coding sequences:
- a CDS encoding DUF2637 domain-containing protein encodes the protein MRETSPQRWAAGTAVAGTVFIAAGAFWLSFTSLADLAARSGIGAGQAWAWPLIVDGIIVVATVAVVALAGQRSAWYPWALLVGGALVSVTANAIHAVVAADADVPRILAASVAAVPPVVLLAITHLTVILTRAPVPPPESDAPDQAGVTVRAGTSAESASSPLEAVSASAGPGELFPVPAEADSLDPADRRAAGWELREAGWSNKRIARELGVHPSTVGRWFAPAHLPTDITESADEREETTS
- a CDS encoding bifunctional DNA primase/polymerase; this translates as MPDPLDVLAALIGVDRAPDLAEAARRLAAAGVPVFPCEPDGKRPLTRRGFLDAGSDAAQVAAWWSRTPNANIGIPTGAASGVVVVDVDVHGPIDGRVAWKRAADAGLVDGAGLLVRTPTGGTHAYFPATPGVEQRSWQAANAGVDFRGDGGYIIAPPSQRTIDGTMRRYRIADIAAHSIGAVDAGRLRDFLDPRPAAPTRASGGEVAVDAERLAAWVAGRGEGERNRGLFWAACRLAENGTPSTDALDALGPAAAQAGLSEREITTTVRSAYRATQPTPAPRPSADAPRGGADHWCSRSAAPSAVSLGRAGL
- a CDS encoding ImmA/IrrE family metallo-endopeptidase; amino-acid sequence: MASTLEQRAAREAKLEELHEKLTGAVEQLVSGDDWRDALAFAARFRSRSFNNTMLIWVQHQVAFEAGRVPDPFPMLVAGYRQWQALGRQVMKGQPGYMIFAPVTGRFATATPSDAGSWRRLGPREKPQPGEVVRSRMVGARPAYVWDVSQTDGEPLPATPMPVLLEGEAPAGLWEGLAEQIRAAGFEVASVPDEMAIMGANGMTDYEARTVSVRENMPAAARVKTLAHELAHVRMHDPDDMEARQHRGIREVEAESVALMIGAAHGMTTDGYTIPYVSTWAARVDGQEAAQVVQATGERVRKTALAILDQLDTPQLSDGTPPGLERDTPAAKPTRASSRSVEPDRPHTAPVLAGRGL
- a CDS encoding ParB N-terminal domain-containing protein, producing the protein MTDPQTGIQLDRAVDSLTVGQRHRTDLGDIDALAASIDRDGLLQPLTITIDGVLVCGARRLAAIKMLGWRTVSVWVRGGLSDRLGKLLAEQDDNMLHKPYTQLEAAGLYREIKEVMAEDAARRKSATRFSTENQPGNDGPAKFAGPSGALGDARELAAAMIPGGASHTTLEKVGYIEEIAANPAQPETIRAEAAAALERIEAGDPVHPLYQAIHESAEAAREVREATMHALAEDAVARANAMKKGKKPKPRLKPGVPDDAPPVRYPVRAFVQTWGELANWWTHYDADTLANELTDEQFDNFLTTVEGTTRFANDLHAARDTHAAKPILRAL